Part of the Streptomyces europaeiscabiei genome is shown below.
CCCTCACGGGCTCCGCGCTCGCTGCCCCCGAGCCCGCCGCGTCGGGGCTCTACGCCCCCTCGGCCCTGGTCCTGACCATGGGCCACGGCGAGACCGCGGCCGCCGTCACCCCCGAGCGCGCGGTCACCCTGACCTGTGCGCCGAACGCCTCCGGCACGCACCCGGCCCCCGCAGACGCCTGCGCCGAACTGCGCCGCAGCGGCGGCGACTTCGGCGCCCTGACCGGCCGGGCCGGGGTGAAGTGCAACAAGCAGTACGACCCGGTCGTCGTCACCGTGCACGGTGTCTGGCAGGGCAAGCGCGTCGCGCACGAGCGCGTCTTCGCCAACCAGTGCCTGAAGGACTCCGCCACGAGCGTCCTGTACGCCTTCTGAGCGCTTCCGCGGACGAGGCCGCTTCGGGCGGCCGACAGACCGGGGTTGCGTGACCCCGTGAGTGATGAGCGAGGGCCCGTGGCTGGGGAGCGCGAGCCCTGTCGCGGTGTGTCACGCGATCCCGTCCGGGGGCCGGCCGAAGCGGAGTGGGGCCGCGGCCGGCCCCCGGCATCATCTGCCGGGAACTCTCACCCGGTCACTCGGGGGTGACGGTCCACCGGCCGACCTCCTGGTGACCGGAGTCGTACAGAGGCTGGCCGTCCCCGGGTTCGATCTCGCAGTGCCGGAGGTTGCCGCCCCAGTAGCGCAGGATGCGCTCCAGTTCCTGGACGGTGGTGCCCTCGTCCCAGTCCGTGCTGTCCAGGTCGACTTCGAGAAGGAACTTCACTTCACGCGTCTCCACTTCTGTGTCGCTCGGATTCCGTGCCGGCGTCGGCCGGAACGGAGTGTGCCTGCCGCAGGTCCTTCAATCGTTTCATTGAACTGCTACTTGAGACTTGGCCGTTGCGGTGGCGGGGGCGACGGAGGGGGAACGGGAGGAAGGTCCGGGAGCGGAGGGAAGCGGCCCAGCAGTCGGGCCGCGCGCAGGAGCCGGTGCATCCGGGGCTGGTCGGAGACGAGACGGAGCCGGCCGCCGCTTGCCGCGGCCGCGGCCTCCGCCCGGCACAGCACCCGCAGGCCCGAGCAGTCGAAGAAGGAGACGTGGCGCAGGTCGACGAGCACGTCCGGCTCGGCGGACCCGGTGGTGGCGGCCGTCAGGTGCTCGGCCACGAGGCCCGCCGACGCCACGTCGATCTCGCCCGAGACCTCGATCACGACGAACGGCCCGATGCGGCGGGTGCGGGCGTACGGGTTCGCTGCTGCTGCTGCCGCCGCCTCCGGCCCGGGGCCGGGCCCGGTGGCCACGTCCTCGGGCCGCGGTGCGGCACGGTCATGGGCATCCGGAGTCATGGCGGCTCCACCTTGTCAGGGGTAGGGCGCATTCGATCCCGTTAGCTACCCCGGCGCGGAGCCGGCCATCCCTTTCGTGCCTGACGCAAGATCTATAGCACTCGAAAAGGTGAATTCCCCTTTCATGTCTTGACATTGCTTGAGGGTGTTGCCAGGGGGTGCTGTCCCGTCGGTGTCGGGCCCGTCAGTCGTGCCGGGACTCCTCCTCCGCCTCGTGCAGGACCTCGTCGAGGGCGGTGCCGGGCCTGCCGTGCGGGATTTCCCTGTCGTGGTGGGTCATGGGGCGCTCCATCCGTGGGGTGGGTCAGCGGGCGGGCGCGGCGATGCGCAGGGGCACGGCGCCCGCCGCGCTCGAAACGGCCGGCCCGTTGCCTTCGATGTCCCGCGTCACCTCCGACCACCACGCCGGGCCGTCCTCGATGCTCCGCAGCAGTACGCCTTCGCGGATCGCCCAGGGGCAGAGCGTCACGGACTTGAGGCCGGTGAGCTTCATCACGGTGTGCCCGACCAGTGCCCCGGCCAGGCTCTGCGTCGCCCGAGGCGCGGAGATGCCTGGGAGGGCGGACCGCTCGGCCGCGGGGAGGGCGGCGAGGCGGGAGACGGCGGTCCCCAGGTCCGCGCACCGCAACTCCCTTTCTACGAAGGGCCCGTGGCGGCCCGGCGCGGATCCGCACAGCCGGGAGAGCTGCTGGAAGGTGCGCGAGGTGGCCACGGCGGTACGCGGCCCCTCCCAGCGGATGCGTGCGGAGACGTCCCGGAGCTGATGGCGGACCCTGCGCCGCAGCGCCTTGATGCTCTCCGGCGACGGCGGGTCCTGCCCGTGGAAGAACTCATGGGTCAGCCGGTTCGCGCCCAGCGGCAGCGAGGCCACGAAGTCCGGCAGCCGGCCCCGCCCGAAGGCCACCTCCAGTGAACCGCCCCCGATGTCCAGCAGCGCGAGCGGCCCCGACCGCCAGCCCATCCACCGCCGCG
Proteins encoded:
- a CDS encoding protease inhibitor, with the protein product MPKTARWAATLTLTATAVCGPLTGSALAAPEPAASGLYAPSALVLTMGHGETAAAVTPERAVTLTCAPNASGTHPAPADACAELRRSGGDFGALTGRAGVKCNKQYDPVVVTVHGVWQGKRVAHERVFANQCLKDSATSVLYAF
- a CDS encoding anti-sigma factor antagonist (This anti-anti-sigma factor, or anti-sigma factor antagonist, belongs to a family that includes characterized members SpoIIAA, RsbV, RsfA, and RsfB.), whose product is MTPDAHDRAAPRPEDVATGPGPGPEAAAAAAANPYARTRRIGPFVVIEVSGEIDVASAGLVAEHLTAATTGSAEPDVLVDLRHVSFFDCSGLRVLCRAEAAAAASGGRLRLVSDQPRMHRLLRAARLLGRFPPLPDLPPVPPPSPPPPQRPSLK
- a CDS encoding Ppx/GppA phosphatase family protein, which codes for MRMSVVDVGSKTVRLVVADAEGGVPLPVHTAKWRLRLSEQVEPGGDVPDEAVRQLCDAVTSAARTAERWGASTPLAFATAVVRSAPNCRDVLRAVRAATGVPICTLPGEVEAELTFLGARRWMGWRSGPLALLDIGGGSLEVAFGRGRLPDFVASLPLGANRLTHEFFHGQDPPSPESIKALRRRVRHQLRDVSARIRWEGPRTAVATSRTFQQLSRLCGSAPGRHGPFVERELRCADLGTAVSRLAALPAAERSALPGISAPRATQSLAGALVGHTVMKLTGLKSVTLCPWAIREGVLLRSIEDGPAWWSEVTRDIEGNGPAVSSAAGAVPLRIAAPAR